The DNA sequence TTAAACAGCCCATTATTTTATAGGTCTAATGAATACACAAATTGATTTGGTTTATAGTTTGTTCCATATTTAGTGTTATCTACTTGGAATTGGAATCCACCCGTTCTTGCTAGGTACTGCACTACTGCTGATCAATAAAatgaaactgaaacaaaaatACAGTGTAAAACAGGAAGAGCAGAGCTATTGGAAAATCATCTAAGAAAAACAGAGCTGGGGTCATGGTGGATTCATCGGAAAGTCAAAAAATGGTGTGGCTAAGCATCATAGTGTAGAGACACTATAGCTTTTCCTTTATCCTTACATGCCAGAACCCAATAGTGAGCTAGAATGGTGATGATCATAGGGCAACAGGCTTAAATCCAATCTCAATAGATTTCATTACAGCATCCAGAACCAGTTGGGTCTTCCTACTAATCTCAGGCCATTTCCTATCAGGTTTGCTCCCAGAGCTTCTGATGCTGTTGACAAGTGTTGCAAACTCTTGAACCATTAAAGCCTCTTGAGGAAGTTCTGAAGCCACTTGAACCTGTGTTGGTTTCAGATTCCAACCCAAGTGCAGCTCTGCAAATTTTGCCCCAGATGTGAAGTCAAATGAAGCAGAGTTCTCTTGGTAAGGGATGATGAAGTCTTTGAGATGAAGTGATCCATTGGAACCATAGATAGAAAGGTCCATGGATACATGGGAGAGGAAACCACAGTGAAAAGTTGCAATCTTGGTGTCCTCTTCTCCCCATTGGAAAGAGGAGCCACAAGCCAAGATCACTCCTGAGGCATTGTGAGTTGGAGCTGGTAAAGCAGTAACAGTCTTCGGTAGTTGGTAGTTGACAGCCCACAAGATGGCCATGATGCAGTACCAACCTGTATCCCCTAGTGCACCGAGGGCATCCAAGTCTGGCTTCACCCTTATGTTGTTCTCAAAGAATTCTTGAGTTTCTGCGAATGTGGATGTGCTGTGTATCTgtactcagaaaaaaaaaaaacataagataGAACTGTGAAGAATCGATGAACATACATTCTCTTTTTCCCAGCTAAACCTAGTAAGCCCACCAAAATGATAATGACTCTTTAGAATCTACAGTCATACTTCCTGATTTTATGGTTCACAGGTTCAGTGCTGCAAGTTTGAATTTCAATAGAATTCATCTTGGATAGGCTTCTAGTAGTGTCTCTACCCTTTTCCATTTAAGAGTGTTCTGATCTAGTTCATGGTTCAATGGTGATTTAGTCTTTAGTTTGACAAGGCTCATTACTCTGTCTTACAGTTGGAAAATACTATTGGATTACATGCAGTAGTTCCATGTCCTCCACCCACAATCATCACAATTCAGAGCTTATTTTAGAGTAGATTAGACTAGAAATTACTTAATCTGGTTAGAGAACAGTAAGACTCCCATGAAGAAATCATCTCGAGCATTATTTTTCAGACCTTGAGAGTCTCTGCCTACTTAGATCATCTATTTAAGGTTGATATTTGGTTCCCGAGATTAGATGATAGAGAAAAGGACAAGAATTATAGAATCCAAAATCCAACTGCTTCACTGGTGGAACCAAGAACTGGTCCATCTGATGAATTGCTGATAACTTGTACACATAAATACATGCTAAAGGCTAAGCTTACCAATCTAATCTGACCAAAAAGCTTTGGATCATATAACATCTCCTTCATCTTCAGAGTCCTAGGGTGATGCAACCACATGGTACCATCCATGAATTGCACACCATTTGATTCACAGGCATCCAAGATCTGGTTCAGGTCAGCCACACTGAGGGCCGTCGGCTtctccagcaacaaatgcttcttcTTCTGTGCTGCCATGACTGCCCACTGGACATGAAGGCTTGTTGGAAGTGGCATATAAACTGCATCCACAGATGGGTCTCCGAGGACTTCTTCATAGCTTCCATAGATATTAACAGTATCTGATAAGCCATTCTCTCTCAcaaatttctttgctttctcaaTCAAACGGCTTCCAATCGCATAGATGATCGAATTTGGAGCTAGATTTATAGCTCTAGACACCTTCTTTGCTATCTCTGCACATCCTATAATTCCAAAACGAATTGGATTATCCACCATGTTTGCTTAATTGTTTTCTGTTCATTTGTAATAGCAGGAAGAAACAAAGTAGAGGAGTGAGACTCTGCTTCCTTATACCCACAATCCTTCATTTGGATATCTGGATAGGAGATTATTACGTGGATTAGTTTCTGtctcttatgaatgaaattaaATTGCCCCTTCTGTTTGTTGAAATTACAAGATCAAAATTCTGAAACTATAAACCTGGTCCATTACATAGCTTGAAAAATCTGGTTCCTATCTACAGAATTGTTCTTTTGGTTACTGGTCCATTCGTAGTTAAATATTCGCAGGTATAGAGTACCATTTTCCAATTCATAATTAAATATTTACAATTATATAGAGTACCATTTCCCTGTGGTGTGAAATCCGCAGATATAGACGTTGTGACGGCAATCCACAACAATAGCGTAGTGTTACGGATTTTTAGACCTTTACAACGGAAAGAAGCGAATTTTTAAACTTTTTACTATGAAAAAAACCACAATTATAGCCCTTCTTTGTTGTAGTGATAGTTTCAGCCGATGCCGTTTCAATTAAATCAGAATCGATGGAGACCAGCCCTTGTTTGATTCCAGATTTTTAACCTTGGTCTGGATCTTGAGTGTCTTCAAACAGAGTGAATAAAGCGGAAAAACTCATTTTCACCACaaacaccccccctcccccaacttgGGTGCTAACAAAAAACCTTAAAAGCTCCTCAATCTATAACAGTTCTCTGCTTTTATGTGTTCCAATTTTTCCACTTCCAAACCTTACTTCCTGAAATTAAGATCCCTAGTTCCCAGGTGAGCTGACTTTTGAATGTAATACTTAAAATCATTTAATCGACCATTTTGATTGTCAACCACATGACATCAATGATCTGATCTGATATAGTTTTGAACTgtgaaaaacaaattaaatccAATTGTATTTACTGGGTTCATAATTATTGCATTGATTCTTCTGGTGCATTTTGAGCTGGATTAGGTCATGTTAGCTCAACTGTTCCTGAACTCTAATGATCAAGCAGTTTGGTCACAACCTAAGTTATAATTCACATCGTTTCATGCGCATTGGCATTTAACTTTTCAATAATAATTGATGGGTTACGCGGTAAAGTCTTAATATATATGGGCATGTAACCTGTGTGACCATTTATATTGGTATCATATACGccagaaaagaggagaagaggtcTAGTGTGGggtgtttttttctttgggtgcaAAATAGATTCTAATGAGTTACAAGCCATATAGAGGGCTCCCACATTAAATGAGGAGAAGAGGAATGTGAAGAGGCTTGTATTAGGCGATCGTGTGGCTACCTTTATCCCTATAACTAATTATGAAAGTATCTATAACAAACGGGACAAAGTTTTCTGTTCAAGAGCTCTTTCCGCTACGCCATAGACACAGGGTGTGTGAAATGGCATGGGGAGGGGGGTGTGCCCCTATGTCTGGATGCAGGGGAGCTTTTGGACAAAAAACACCTGCCCATTACTAACAGAGGAGTGATCTACATGTTGCTTACATTAAGTATAGTGGAGAGAAAAATCATTATatttaatgaggagagagaaggataaTCCACAtatttaatgagagagagagagagcgagagagagggGTACTTTTCCAATATAAATTTGAGCTCTGCCTCAACGGTCAAATTCCATTATCTGAATAGCCCATGAGAGCCAAATTCAGCAGAGCCCAAGAAATTTGATGGGCTCACCAGTTTGTCCTTTGTAGTTCAAGGGTGTTATGGAGACATTAGTTACGTATAGCTACAGTTCACAATCCTTTTAACTACAGTTATTGTAATTAATTAGCTCataaaaatatgttaaaaaCAATAATTAGTGTTGAACCCTTCAATATGTTTCTTAGGAGAATTACTTAGTCCAACAAGTACAAAATAAACagttttgaaaatcaatttgCGGTTGTTTTAAAAAAGGTTTTGCTGATCTCAAAGAAAGTACTACCTCATAGATCTCGCATTGCCCTATCCAAGAAGGTCACAAAATGCCgcaaaataaatagaataaagaataaaaattaatttttggatAAGTGATTAGACTTAAGAATAATTAAGCTCACTAACTCTGTGAGGTTATCATTTTGGTTCAAAAAAAGTGATGGCATCTTAATCAATTATACAGTTGCTACTTATGAAGGACAATTCCCATCAAATGATAGTTTCTTTCCCTCAAAAATTGTCTCATGATATCCAACCTTGTCATGTATagtaaaaaataaggaaaaaataagGACAAAAATGTCATTTACAAGGTTTACTTTTGTCTTATCACAAAATGATGCGACAATTTCAACTGTTAGATAGATATATGCTATAATCTTAGTTGGCCACTTATTAAATTTCACACTTGGATTTAATCATATATCCTCTATGCaatgtcattttttccttttattttcatctATCTAATTAATTTTTAAGTAATTTTTAATTGTTTCATAGTTTcaacaaattttcaaaatatttagtTTTCTTATATAGAAGTTAAGAAAAACATGTGTTCAATAAGCATCTAGACTTAACACCGTGGTAAATCATAGCTGAAATTTATCGGGTAAGCAAGTAACTGAACAACCACTGACTCCAGAAGTATCAAACCCAAGCCTGACCAAGCCTAACTagataaaaccaaaattgaaccaactGTTTGGTAAATGATACATGATAAATTGACCCATTAGACTGATTCTAAAACCCGATCTACCAAGAATGATGGACTGATTAATATCGATTGGTGAAAAGTGATTAAAGACTAATAATCAATTATTAAACAGTCTCAGGCTTTTGCTTTGAAGACTGATTACATAATCGGTTGGTTTCGATCTTACGCCTCATATGTGGTGGATTGATACCCATTGAAATCTGTCGATTGGCACCCTTAGTTGAAACTCGTATTATGATTAGGGATTAATCTTAACTTTCAAGATAATAAAATTTAACAGATCATGAATTTTTTTGAGGAATAATCATGATTGTCCTAGTGAAATCCTATCAAAAtagtgggaattttttttgaataaaaataaaatccgaagTGGGATACCAGTATCGAAGTGGATGAAAGTGATATACGGTGacctggggggggggggtgcttGAAATAATTGGTTATATATAATGTAATGGTCCAACCCAAAAAAGTATGCCTAACTGAGAAGCACTATATAACAGTGATGattatttcttccttcttaAATCAAATCCTCTCATCTATACAATTATACATATCTTATGATGAGagagacaaaagagaaaaagaaaaatcgaaTTATGAATTATTTGTTTGGTGTGGAACCCacatgagaaaaaaaaggagacaaaagctcccctccccctccatcTCCTAATTGCTAATCCCTCTCAACAATGATAACAACCCTCCAACCTATTCTCCAAATTGTTTCATCTAAAGCTAAAATATAATCTGGAAAAGATTCTCTGATTCGTTGGTTAGGTACACTTAAGAAATTTTATGTCTgctaccaaaatatatatatatatatatatctttgtaTTTATTCCTTTTCCTCTTAGCATGGAATGATCTCTTTGTCTTCAAATATAAGATACCATTTTATTAACATACTCTTCTATGCCATTTATTCAAATAACTCTCTCCTATCttaataataaagaagaagattgtatttgaagaggggagaggggaaaggggagaggggaggggaaTCTACACGTCACACTAATGGCAATGCAAAAAACAATCACTCATGTAGGACACATATCTATCCAAAAAACATAACAATTATAGAACCTATATAGGTCAGAATAAGAGATTATATCAATGTGGGCTCCGCATCTCATAATGTGATGTCCACAAAAATCTACATTCCTACCTAATGAGCTTCATTTTTCCTAACAATAATAAGGAAAAAGTGACAAGACAAATGGAGGTGCTGAGAGAGCCTACCATCCTCCATTGAGAACACTCCctattaagtaaaaaaaaaaggttctctgagccaaCCATAGAGGGTATACTAGcactctttctttttatttatctctcttatgatttcttttctcttacaTGGGAAATCAGTTTATCTTAATGCGCTCCCCATGCTGCCTGCTCTATAAAATTCTCCTTAGCAATAATACAATAAAAGCattttcttttacatatatatattttttttatggaagtAAGAACTCTTCCAGGTTGTGTAGCATAAGTTAATGCTTTCCTATGTCTATCCCTCTACTCGATTTCTTctatgaaatgatatatttattctcaattgtgggaggagagagagatacaggAGGACAATAACATACGCTATGCAACTAAACAAGGAACTCAGACccattttttcataataatagtCATAAGGAAAATTTTGTCTTGACCGTGTAAAGAGGTTTGCCGTGTGATGGAAGGGTCAAGGGAcatcctcctcccctcccctcccccgaGTGGCCCAAATGGACCGTGGTGAATGGAGTCCAATTCACTATGGCCATAGGGGAAGAACACTGTCAGGTAACATGGCTCCTAAGTTTAGATACAAAAGGGTGAAATGATAATCTCAAccctataaaatataaaatattcatTCTGATTTTTGACCTTATTGATGCCTCTATTCTCTTCATTAACCCACGCTTATATAGGGAGTCATGCGACCAAGTCGTGTGAGAGATAAAAGTGGCATTAAAAATGAAAAGGCCATGGAGCACCTATTCACGGGTAGAGCCCAATCTCTCCCACCATTTCCCTAACCCCATATCTCTATATACACACCTTCGGCGCCCCGAGAGTAATTATTATCAGCCATTGACGTGTGGGACTCTACAGCTCATCCTCCTCCAAGTAGCCCACGCGTTTGCATTTGAAACGTACCCTATttactcactctctctctctctctctctctctctctctctcatacacagaTTTGGTCAATGAAAGTGTCTGCTTAGTAGTGCATGCACCGAACATTGGACCATTGAGGTAAGTAGTTGGTGGTCTAAACGGTCCAATATAATAGTTCAAATCAATCGCCAACCTGGAAGTCGCTTTTGGGAAGTTAGGTTGGGTAGTAAGAAAATAGTAACATGTATAGCCTCATTGAACCATAGCAATCGATTATGAATTATGATTGTGTGCACGTTTGGTCAACCTCCTCCTTATGGTCTGCTTCAACCATCCCAAAATATGCATTTATTAGAAGATGAAACCCTTTCTCTTATAAGCCCTACGACTCCCTCTCCAAAATTTTGCCAATGTAGAATTGGAAAGGAAGGAGTTTGGAGGAAAAGatgttaattaaaaaaaaaaaaaagtagattaAAGTTTATAAGTTGTCTAAGTTTCCTAAAAACAGTTTTTCGAATAAGATATCACTATATTTTCACTTGTTGCCCTcattttcatttcatatatgagttttttcaaatttcttatatTGTTTCTTATAGATTTATATCTCGAGGTTCTTTGATGGACATAGAGGCATCATCTTAATAGATTTTAAGTTTTTTATCATCTTGATGTCTAACTATTTTTCTGCAAGATATCCCCTATAGTATCGTTACTGTAATAGAGTTTAACCACCAAGTTCAAGATGGGTTGGTGTGATTCATCTAAATCTAGGACACCAAATATCGAACCATAAACAAGACAGGCATATTGGCTAAGTGATTGTGAAGCCCCAATCTTGATAGAGGGAACACCAAAGGCATCTGTCCTTCCATCCCTTTAATAGATAAAGAGGAGGGCAAAGCTTTTAGTTTTTCCATGTTATGTTGTAAGAGTTGACATGAAAATAGATGACAAATGCTTGATTGAATTGATGTAGTCATGTAAAAGCAAGGTTCAAGTCTATAATCTGTTTGTAAGGATGCCTCAAACTGCATAGGTCACCACACTTCCACTTGACACCACTAAACCAATAAAATTAAAGCATAAATGAATTTACACAAGATGATGCATGCATcgtcattttctcttttcttttataccATAATCTATTTTTAAGGAATATAACTTTAAAAAACATGATTCTAAAATCTCATTTAAAAACTAagaatttaagttttttttattggataatTTAACATTGTCTCAAAGCCACCACCGACCATACCTCCACATCCATTGATTCTATGACCTTTGATGACTTCATTATTATTTAGGTATTTCCTCCTACTAACAATAATTTGACTCTAGTTTTGGTAATTAATCAAATTCAAACAGTTAAAATTACTTTCACCCACCatcatcaattaaaaaaaaaaaaaaaatgttttcgaTTTGTTAATAACCTTTGCACCCTAACACAGGGGTATATGCTTCGAGGAAAGGTATAGCTGTGACTGCATGCTCTTTATGTTTGTGCcgcaaaaacaaacaaaaacataaaattacccctaaaaaataataaataaataaatatatatatatatatatatatatcatcccATGTGAATCAGACGGCTAGGGATAGTTTATGACCCAACAAACATCCCATGACCAGCAACACAGatagagagaagaggagaaagtcCAACATTTCTTGTCAATTATGTGTCGGGAATAAGTGGGGAGTTGTTGAAGGTCGAACACTCCagtgaatttattattattttttcacagCTCCCTAAATCTTCCTGTATTTATTAATTCCAAACTGTCCAACCTATCTGAAGACTTTCTACTGCTACTTTGTTTAATATTATATGAATCCACTATTAATTTTGTATTTAAATGTATACCTATCAGTTATTCAACCTAGTAATTAATGTGCCAGGGGGATTGTGATGGTGGGCCCCATTTATTTGATCAGTACACGAAATAAAGGGAATTGTGACCCTTGATTGGGTTGACCCGTGACCTTCTTTGACTTCTCTTCACTCCTAGTCTACTTAAGAGTCACGAGGGTTGTTGGCTCCTTGTGATCAACGGATTACATCTTgtagttaaattttttttttttttgctaatgattgtTATTTAATCCCGTAAGTCCATATTGATCACATAATTGCATAAATTAAGTTATATCGGgattgaatgaaaatcattcaattttctttaaaatcagtgaagagcactaaacaaccCGTGTGAGTGAAAGTCAACTTATAACGTTCAAACTCTA is a window from the Macadamia integrifolia cultivar HAES 741 chromosome 5, SCU_Mint_v3, whole genome shotgun sequence genome containing:
- the LOC122079578 gene encoding uncharacterized oxidoreductase At4g09670-like; the encoded protein is MVDNPIRFGIIGCAEIAKKVSRAINLAPNSIIYAIGSRLIEKAKKFVRENGLSDTVNIYGSYEEVLGDPSVDAVYMPLPTSLHVQWAVMAAQKKKHLLLEKPTALSVADLNQILDACESNGVQFMDGTMWLHHPRTLKMKEMLYDPKLFGQIRLIHSTSTFAETQEFFENNIRVKPDLDALGALGDTGWYCIMAILWAVNYQLPKTVTALPAPTHNASGVILACGSSFQWGEEDTKIATFHCGFLSHVSMDLSIYGSNGSLHLKDFIIPYQENSASFDFTSGAKFAELHLGWNLKPTQVQVASELPQEALMVQEFATLVNSIRSSGSKPDRKWPEISRKTQLVLDAVMKSIEIGFKPVAL